One genomic segment of Mangifera indica cultivar Alphonso chromosome 6, CATAS_Mindica_2.1, whole genome shotgun sequence includes these proteins:
- the LOC123218332 gene encoding uncharacterized protein LOC123218332, with protein sequence MIEKVKSVIYEHEGKFSTQDSPFYSVIYSILYDRWAKSNTPLHCLAHSLNPRFYSEQWLEGGEGRVPPHMDGEVSIERNKCFRRIFSEDERFKALDEYANFSLKSGPFEDPDSIGARFNTEPMKWWACFGSNAPLLQKLAFRVLGQPSSSSCCERNWSTYSFIHSIRRNKLIPKRAEDLVFVHNNLRLLSRVNSKYYDGKEKMWDVGGDDFGSMEDVGVLQLANLSLDEPELESVFFDEDANDIMDKENDQIEKIQ encoded by the exons atgattgaaaaagttaaatcagTTATTTATGAACATGAAGGAAAGTTTTCTACCCAAGATTCTCCTTTCTATTCAGTGATCTATAGTATTCTTTATGATCGTTGGGCAAAAAGTAATACTCCACTCCATTGTCTAGCTCATTCATTGAATCCAag gTTTTATAGTGAACAATGGCTTGAAGGAGGTGAAGGTAGAGTGCCTCCTCATATGGATGGGGAAGTATCTATTGAGAGGAACAAATGTTTTAGAAGGATCTTTTCTGAAGATGAGCGTTTTAAAGCATTGGATGAGTATGCTAACTTCTCTCTCAAAAGTGGACCGTTTGAAGATCCTGATTCAATTGGTGCTAGATTTAATACAGAACCGATGAAGTGGTGGGCATGTTTTGGTTCAAATGCTCCATTGCTTCAAAAGTTAGCATTCAGAGTACTTGGACAACCTAGTTCCTCCTCTTGTTGTGAAAGAAATTGGAGTACTTATTCTTTCATTCATTCCATTAGAAggaataaattaattccaaaacgtgcagaagatttggtttttgttcataACAATCTTCGTTTATTGTCAAGGGTTAACTCTAAGTATTATGATGGTAAGGAGAAGATGTGGGATGTTGGTGGAGATGACTTTGGGAGTATGGAAGATGTGGGAGTTCTTCAATTAGCCAACCTGTCATTAGATGAACCAGAATTGGAGTCTGTTTTTTTCGATGAAGATGCAAATGACATAATGGATAAGGAGAatgatcaaatagagaaaatacaataa